GGTCGACGCCGGATGGCTGCTCCCGGACGGTGTGGGCGACACCGCCGCCGAGCGCGCGAAGGGTTACCGTGTACCGGCTATCGTGCGCCGTCTCTGCGCATCCACACCGACGTCCTGAGCACGCCGCCCCTCAGATCCCCCATCGCCACCCCTCCACCCCGATCCCAACCCCCCGCTCCCGCCCCCACCTCGCCGCCGCGCCCGCATCGTCCAGCAACCCGTTCGTGTGGTTGAAATGGATCAACCACGCCTCGCCCCCCCATCCCGCCGCGCGCGCCGCCCCCACCGCCGCCACCGTGTCGCCCGCCAGCGGGTGCGGCACGTCGCGCATGTCCCGCCCGCCCAGCTCGCCCGCGTCCAGGAACGTGGCGTCCAGGCACGCGAGGTCGACACGGTGATCGATCAACAGCCGCCGCAGGCCGCCGTCCAGATCGTCCCAGCGGTCGATGTCCGGGCACCACAGCAGCCGGCGCGTCGGCCCGCGGACGACGAACGCGTGCGCGTCGCTCCACTCGGCGCGGTGCGGCACGGCGACGGGCGTCACGGACAGGCGGTCGGACAACGTCAACGGCTCGCCCGCATCGAACACGCGCAGCTCGATGTTGCCCAGCTCGACGAGCTGCCGCCACGGCGCGTTGACCGTCAGGAACGCCGCCATCGACGCCGAAGCGTACACCGGCACGCTGCGCACGCCCATCGCTTCGCGCCCGAGGTGGATCAGGCCGGCGTAGTGGCCGATGTGGGCGTGGGTGAGGAGGATGCCGACGAGGCGGCGTGGCGCGGCCGCATGGCCGTGGGCATCGACGTCGATGTCGTCGTCGGCGTGCCCTTCGACGTCGTACCCCCGGTCGACGCTCAGCAGATCGCGCAGCTGGCTCGGGAAGTCCGGCGTGGCGTCGATGAGCCAAGCCTGGCCCGTGGCGCCCTCGACGAGGCCGAGGCAGGCCGGGCGGAAACGGCGAGCGGGGTCGGCCCAGGCAGCGGCGCAGCGGGCGCAGGCGCAGCCGGCCTGCGGTACGCCGGCGTCCTGGGCGCGGCCGAGGAGGATCGCGTGGACTGCGGCGGGCGTGGTGGGCATGGCGGTCGAGGATAGCACGGCCCATCGCCCCGTTCCTCCGTCCGTGGCATCCTTGTGCCCGCGGTTGCGGCGAACACGACGATGCGCGAAACGAAGGGTGCGCGACGGGCACGTCGCGGGGATCCGTAGCGGCATCGACAACGGGGGGAAGTGCGATGGGCACGATGGGTCGAAGAAAGTCACGAACACACGAGCGGCGCGGGACGGTTGCGCCCGGCACCGCGGGGGTCGCTTTGGCCTCCGCCGCGGCGCTCGTCGCTGCGCTGAGTGCGGCGTTCGTCGCGGTTGCGCATGCCGCGCGCGCCGCCGCGCCGTCGCCGATCATCCCGCTGGCGCCCGGCCATCTGATCCACGGCGAAGGCGCCGACACGCGCCTCGAGGTCTCGGCGGTGGGCGACGTGAACGGGGACGGGGCGGACGATCTCTTCATGACGCACTGGCGGGAGCGGGGAACGCGCCGGGCGAACCAGATGACGGTCGCGCTCGGCCGGGCGGCGTGGCCGGACGGGATCGACCGCGACAAGCTCGAGCAGCAGTACGATCTGGGCTTCCCGGACCGGAACGTCGATCAGCTGAACGACGACACGTTCGAACTCGAGGACGTCCGCGACTACGACGGCGACGGACTGGCCGACATCGCGATCGAGGTGAACGAGCGCAGCCAGGGCGAGACGGATGCCGTCGAGGTGCGCGTGTTCAAGGGCAAGGCCGACTTCGCCTCGATCAACGTCCAGACCGGCCGGCCGGACTTCGAGGTTCGCCAGGGCTCGCCGCCGCGCAACCCGCAGCAGGAGAAGACGAACGCGATGCCGGACAGCGTGCTCGGCGGCGACTTCGACGGCGACGGCGACCATGACCTGGCGGTGTCGAGCTGCGCCGCCGGCGGCGTGCGCTACGAGGAGGACCAGGTCGGTGCGCTCCGGATCTACTGGTCGGACGCCGGCGGCCCGCGGACCGTCGATCTGAAGCGCGGCCCGGACGTGGCGATCCACGGCCAGCCCGGCCTCCAGCTCGGCTGCTTCGGCGCCGAGGTGGCCGATCTCGACGCCGACGGCAAAGACGACCTCGTCCTGTTCGGCAGCGCGCTGGCCACGTTCGGCGGCTCGCACGGTGCCGTGATCTACGGCCGCTCGACGTGGCCCGCCTCGGCCGAGGTCGAGGATCTGGCCGATCTGACGCTGAACCACGACACCGCCGACGGCGGCCTGCGGATCGTCGACCTCGTCCACGCGAACGGCGACGCTCGCCCGGACATCCTGGCCGAGTTCGGCACGGTCCGCACCGTCGAGGGCGAGTGCCTGTGGTACACCCCGGCTGCCCGCGCCACCGGCCGCCGCGCGACGGACAGCTGCGACGTGCGATTCACCGGCCTGCCGGCCGACCACTTCGTCGATCTCGACGCGGACGGCAACCCCGACCTGATCCACCACGCCCGCCGCCCGCAGGGCCAGTCGACGCCGTTCGCCTGGCGTGTCTACTTCGGCCCGCTCGCCCGCGCGGCCATCTTCCTGAACGGCCTGCCCGACGACGGCGATGCCACCGTCACCCAGCCCTACGGCATCGGCCACCCGCCCGACTGGCGCTTCGGCGACGTGAACGGCGACGACAAGATCGACCTCATGCAGAGCATCCTACAGGCTCCCGCACCCGACGGCGCCGAGAACGCCGGCTCCGTCGCGATCCACCTCGGCCCGCTCGTCGACCGCGCCGCCCTGCCGACGGCCGCCGCACCATCGCCGTCGCCGCCGCCGACGACCGCCTCGACGCCGGCGACCGCCGTCCCGACCGCCACGGCATCGGGCGCGACGACGCCGGAACCGACGTCGGCCACACCGGCGGTGCCGGCGCCGACGGCGACGGGCCACGACGGCGGACCGACGTCGCGACTTTATCTGCCGGTCGGGAAGACCGGTCGCCCATGACCCGCGGCGTGCCAGCACTCCTACGTCGACTCGCCCTCCTCGTCATCGCCCTCCTCGCCCTGGCCGCAGCCGTGCTCGTGGCGTTCAACGCCTGGGCCGCCGCCACCGGCCCGCGCGCGGCAGACGTCGCGAACAGCCGCTTCGAGAGCGGCCCGTCGACGCGCGCCGCACCCGGCATCGAGGTCGTGGCCTACATGGCCAAGCCGGAGCGGCGCGTGCTGCGGCCGGGCATCGTCCTGGTACACGAGTGGTGGGGCCTGGACGCCGAGACGGCCGCCAAGGCGGAGCGGCTGAGCGCGCTGGGCTACGCCGTCTTCGCGCCGGACACGTACCGCGGCCAGGCCGCCGAGTACGTCAGCCGCGCGCTCTGGCTGCGGCTGACGGTGCCCGAGGACCGCGTGATGACGGACCTCGACGGCGCGGTGCGGCACCTGCAGGGCGTGGACACCGTCGACCCGGAGCGGATCGCCGTCGTCGGCTTCTGCTACGGCGGCGAGATGGCGCTGCGCTACGCGACGACGAACGACCGCCTGGCCGCCGTCGCCGTCTTCTACGGCCGCCCGATCGACGACCCGGCGGCGCTGGGCGCGATCGCCGACCGGAAGATCCCGGTCCTGGGCGTCTTCGGCGCCGACGACCGCCGCCTCGGCCCGGCCGTCGCGGACCGGTTCGACGACGCGCTGACCGCGGCCGACGTGCCGCACACGGTGACGGTGTACCCGGGCGTCGGGCATGCGTTCGTGAAGACGGGGGCGCTGGATGCGCCGGGGGCGGCGGCGGATGCGTGGGCGGAGTTGGAGGGGTGGTTGGGGGCGGTGTTGCGGCCGTGAGAGAGCCGAGAGTGATCGGTGCGTGCAGTGCGCACGTGGGCCTTCCACCCATGGGCACCGCATGGTCACCGTTGAGGTTGCGCCGCGGGGATCAATCGTTCACATGTGCAGATTCGAAGGATTGACAAACAGTCAACGTTCGGATAGCTTGTTTTCGGAGCGCAAGTTGCGCTTGCCCGAACCTCTCATCAGGAGTTGCCGTGCCAAGGACTCATCAAGCGCCCCCTTCGAGTCATTGTGTGCTTCTATCGACAATAATGGGCTGGCCAGCCGCTGGAACGACCGGCCAACCCTAACGCGAGGCGCCTGATTCGCCTCTGCTGGCATGTCCGAGCTTGCCACGGTCTCGCGTTGTCGGCAAGCCAACGGGCGGACTTAGGCCCCTCCCGCCAGCGCGCTGGATCCCCCACCGCGCGTTGTATCAGGAGGATACGATGTCACTGTTGACTTCCCCCCGCCGCATCAGGCACGTCCTTCGCCGCCGTTCCGCGGCGCTGAGCCTCGTCTTCGTCTCGGCTGTAGTTGCCGGCGGCGTTGCCACACGCTCAATCGTTGTGCCGGCGCCGGTGTATGCGGCGTGCCATGGGGCAAATGCTGGATGCTTCATGGACAACACCAAAACGGCCGCCGTCGATGTGTACTACTACGTTCCAGCCGGCGGATCGTCGATCGTCCCAGTGGAGCCAGACAGCGCCACGTCTTACACCATCACTGCGGTCTGGAGTCCGACAGCTCCGCTGAGCTGCAACGATACCACTGAAAATGCGACGGTGGATATCACATGGAGCGCAACGGGTTGGGTTGTGTCGAACTTCGTTGGCACAACCAACATCTTCGGCGTTGGCGTATGCTCGTTGTCGCCGTGCGAAGCCGAAGATATGCACGCATATGCGTATCGTATGTACGTAGATGTCAGTGACCCCACGATTGGTAGTGGAAAGAACCTGAACTACGTGACGTTCACAGCCACTACTGTGCCCGATGGCCATGAACTCAATCCAACCCCGTGCGAGCTCGGGAGCGCTACCACCCCGACAGCCTCCAGCTTCAACGCGACGGACAACAGTACGTTTGAGTGCCCATACAATTGCAGCGCCACTGGTACCACGCTGAACATTACGTACAACTGATCAGGGCGGGTCATGGTCGCGTGACCGTGTTCGCGCGACTATGACCCGCCATTGGCGCCCCTGCAGTCATCAAATGAACGGGGTTCGAACACGCATATCATGGCATGCAGTACCTGCAGATCGACTCTACGAGAGAGATGTCATATGAGATGCGTTGCCGCCTTCCTCTTAGCGTCGATTGCATTGTTTTGCGAACTTACCGTTGACGTCAAAGCACAGACAGTCGATCCGCTCGATATGTTGTTTGTAACCGATGACGATGCGCGAAACTGGCCGGGATGTGATAGAATTGTGGTCGTAGATGCCGCGAACGGCAGACACGTCGCAGAAGGTGATTATAGACCATCTCCGGGGCGATTATCCAGCACTTCAGATGGACGGATCGTGGTCTCTACCAATAACAATAATGCCGCCTTTGTAACGGCACTTCTCGGTACGTCAGATTTTCGAACACGATGGACTTCATTCATTATCTCTCGCCCTGTCCTGGTCGGTGGTCCGGTATCTTTTTCACCAAACGATGAGATGCTACTAGTGGCCCGCCCAACAGGCATCGGGCGTTACTGGGTACGGCAATTTGACCGAACGACGATAGGACGGGAGGAGGGTCGATTCGAATTGAGTAGCAACGTTTCTTCTATCTTGTTTACGAGCGATTCAGCGACGGCTGTACTGATTCGAGTGGATGGCGAAGTAGACTTCATCGATCCAGTTACGATGTTGGCAAAACTGTCATCCTTGACCTACTCGCCAATTCCGCGACCTGACGAGAGCAAGCTACGAAAGACCTTTGCTGCCATTAGCCCCGACGATCGATACATAGTAATCAATTCTGGTTCGAGCCGGATTTCAGTCCTTGATCTTACCACGCACACATCTTTTTCAGTCGACCTCGAAGGAGTGACGGCGACTTACGGCGTCGGGTTCAATCATCGCTCGTCATCGAACCTACTTGCAGTAAATGGCCGTAGCGCCGTCGCAGTTTACGACTTCGATCCAAATACTCAAGTGCGTCTTCTGGCTCGTATTGGAATACCACCTCAAGATCCGGACGACCTCGACGCGACGAATGACTATATGGATAGGCCGTCATCGCTCACTTGGACAGGACGCGGTGACGGGGTCGTAGCCGCGATCGGTGGACAGCAAGAATTTCGCATCCTCGACTTTCGGGAGGAGGATGTAAGTTCATCGCTCACCAGACGCTTGGACTTTGATGGATGTAAAGTACCCATGGACTCCTGGCAGACCGCGCTCGACGTTGTCTCCCTCAACGACCGCTACCACCCACCACCCCCTTCGTCCACCCCATCACCCCCTCCCGCCGACACCCCACCGCCCACCGCCACCCCCACGC
Above is a window of Candidatus Avedoeria danica DNA encoding:
- a CDS encoding MBL fold metallo-hydrolase, which translates into the protein MPTTPAAVHAILLGRAQDAGVPQAGCACARCAAAWADPARRFRPACLGLVEGATGQAWLIDATPDFPSQLRDLLSVDRGYDVEGHADDDIDVDAHGHAAAPRRLVGILLTHAHIGHYAGLIHLGREAMGVRSVPVYASASMAAFLTVNAPWRQLVELGNIELRVFDAGEPLTLSDRLSVTPVAVPHRAEWSDAHAFVVRGPTRRLLWCPDIDRWDDLDGGLRRLLIDHRVDLACLDATFLDAGELGGRDMRDVPHPLAGDTVAAVGAARAAGWGGEAWLIHFNHTNGLLDDAGAAARWGRERGVGIGVEGWRWGI
- a CDS encoding dienelactone hydrolase family protein, with the protein product MPALLRRLALLVIALLALAAAVLVAFNAWAAATGPRAADVANSRFESGPSTRAAPGIEVVAYMAKPERRVLRPGIVLVHEWWGLDAETAAKAERLSALGYAVFAPDTYRGQAAEYVSRALWLRLTVPEDRVMTDLDGAVRHLQGVDTVDPERIAVVGFCYGGEMALRYATTNDRLAAVAVFYGRPIDDPAALGAIADRKIPVLGVFGADDRRLGPAVADRFDDALTAADVPHTVTVYPGVGHAFVKTGALDAPGAAADAWAELEGWLGAVLRP